Proteins from a genomic interval of Methanofollis formosanus:
- a CDS encoding protoporphyrinogen/coproporphyrinogen oxidase, which translates to MNPPQTYYTVKTAILGGGLTGVTLARLLRQQGEDVVVLEAESGYGGLCRSKVIDGFTFDTGGSHIIFSRDTEVLSLMKEALGENRTERQRKTKIFYKGRYVKYPFENGLADLPKDDLFFCINEFIKALIAAEKGEVKPPENFGEWIRTTFGEGIAACYMLPYNRKIWKFPPEEMSAHWMDGRVPRPPVEDVVRSAVGIETEGYTHQSIFSYPQEGGIEAMVKAVAAPVEDAIRTGFVVRSVRREGDRWVISDGTEEVVADRCVSTIPLQALLPALDGVPADVTEACRALKYNSVACVCLGLKGEVPPYSWVYVPQEELGPFNRISFPSGYSDTNAPEGCSSVLAEVTYRDGDPTAALSDDDLVASTVDGLMEMGVIASRDQVLTTSVERQKYAYVIYDLAYLENIKIVRDYCEGLGIGLVGRFSEFEYLNMDGCIRHVIEFAKEFS; encoded by the coding sequence ATGAATCCTCCGCAAACCTATTACACCGTGAAAACGGCGATATTGGGCGGCGGACTGACCGGCGTAACGCTGGCGCGACTGTTGCGCCAGCAGGGCGAGGACGTGGTGGTCCTCGAGGCAGAGTCCGGGTACGGCGGGCTCTGCCGGTCGAAGGTCATCGACGGCTTCACCTTCGACACCGGCGGGTCGCACATTATATTTTCAAGAGATACGGAGGTCCTCTCCCTCATGAAGGAGGCGCTCGGGGAGAACCGGACCGAACGGCAGAGAAAGACGAAGATCTTCTACAAGGGGCGGTATGTGAAGTACCCCTTCGAGAACGGGCTTGCCGACCTCCCGAAGGACGACCTCTTCTTCTGCATCAACGAGTTCATCAAGGCGCTCATCGCCGCGGAGAAGGGTGAGGTGAAACCCCCCGAGAACTTCGGCGAGTGGATCCGCACCACCTTCGGCGAGGGGATCGCGGCGTGCTACATGCTCCCGTACAACCGAAAGATCTGGAAGTTCCCGCCGGAGGAGATGTCGGCCCACTGGATGGACGGCCGCGTGCCCAGGCCCCCGGTGGAGGACGTGGTCAGGTCGGCGGTCGGGATCGAGACCGAGGGCTACACCCATCAGTCGATCTTCTCGTACCCGCAGGAGGGCGGGATCGAAGCGATGGTGAAGGCCGTCGCCGCCCCGGTGGAAGACGCCATCAGGACCGGGTTTGTGGTCAGGTCGGTCAGGCGCGAGGGCGACCGCTGGGTGATATCCGACGGCACCGAAGAGGTCGTCGCCGACCGGTGTGTCTCCACCATCCCCCTCCAGGCCCTCCTCCCCGCGCTGGACGGCGTCCCGGCCGACGTGACCGAAGCCTGCCGGGCCCTCAAGTACAACTCGGTCGCCTGCGTCTGCCTCGGGCTCAAGGGCGAGGTCCCGCCGTACTCCTGGGTCTATGTCCCGCAGGAAGAACTCGGCCCCTTCAACCGGATCTCCTTCCCCTCAGGCTACAGCGACACCAACGCCCCCGAAGGATGCAGTTCGGTCCTCGCCGAAGTGACCTACCGCGACGGCGACCCCACCGCGGCCCTCTCCGATGACGACCTCGTCGCCTCCACCGTCGACGGCCTCATGGAGATGGGGGTCATCGCCTCGCGCGACCAGGTGCTCACCACCTCGGTCGAACGCCAGAAATACGCCTACGTCATCTACGACCTCGCCTACCTGGAGAATATCAAGATCGTCAGGGATTACTGCGAGGGCCTCGGGATCGGGCTCGTCGGCCGGTTCTCCGAGTTCGAGTACCTCAATATGGACGGATGCATCCGTCACGTCATCGAGTTTGCGAAGGAGTTTTCATGA
- a CDS encoding glycosyltransferase family 4 protein, whose amino-acid sequence MKVNFFVEDMLFFKYIGCATLAKTLYRALADGNGGPEVSWNAHGRDFDLVHYHTFGPLALANKRLSGAVTVLTAHSTPRLNAGNLAFSDTVNNFYPGIYQGFDHIITISPLCDEEVREFAPDVPTTLIPNGVNRERFRPDAGKRAAFRETYGIGEDEQVVLTVAQQTPRKGIYDFLALSRDHPDTRFVWVGGFPYGRFSKDHSQIEAEKSRCGENVLFTGFVEDITAAYCSADVFFMPSFAEGLPMVILEALASGLPVVARKIPEFTGNFGDAALYFDDLARAGALLEDTALLRQHADLSRPFTERYDIRRVSDLHIRLYQELTSS is encoded by the coding sequence ATGAAAGTCAACTTTTTCGTCGAGGACATGCTCTTTTTCAAATATATCGGCTGCGCGACCCTGGCAAAGACGCTGTACCGGGCGCTTGCCGACGGCAACGGTGGCCCCGAGGTCTCATGGAACGCCCACGGGCGGGACTTCGACCTGGTCCACTACCACACCTTCGGCCCCCTCGCCCTGGCAAACAAACGGTTGAGCGGAGCGGTGACCGTGCTCACCGCCCACTCAACGCCCAGACTCAACGCCGGCAACCTCGCCTTCTCAGATACCGTCAACAACTTTTACCCCGGCATATACCAGGGCTTCGACCACATCATCACCATCTCGCCGCTCTGCGACGAGGAGGTGCGCGAGTTCGCCCCCGACGTCCCGACCACCCTCATCCCGAACGGCGTGAACAGGGAACGCTTCAGACCGGACGCCGGGAAGCGGGCGGCCTTCCGCGAGACGTACGGGATCGGCGAGGACGAGCAGGTGGTGCTCACCGTCGCCCAGCAGACACCCCGGAAAGGCATCTACGACTTCCTCGCCCTCTCACGGGACCACCCTGACACCAGGTTCGTCTGGGTCGGCGGGTTCCCGTACGGCAGGTTCTCAAAAGACCACAGCCAGATCGAGGCGGAGAAAAGCCGGTGTGGCGAGAACGTCCTCTTCACCGGGTTCGTCGAGGACATCACCGCGGCCTACTGCAGCGCCGATGTCTTCTTCATGCCAAGTTTCGCCGAGGGCCTCCCGATGGTCATCCTTGAAGCGCTCGCAAGCGGCCTGCCGGTCGTCGCCCGCAAGATCCCCGAGTTCACCGGGAACTTCGGGGACGCCGCCCTCTACTTCGACGACCTCGCCAGGGCCGGGGCGCTCCTCGAGGACACTGCTCTCCTCAGGCAGCACGCCGACCTCTCCAGACCCTTCACCGAACGCTACGACATCAGGAGGGTCTCCGACCTCCATATCAGACTCTACCAGGAGTTGACCTCGTCATGA
- a CDS encoding glycosyltransferase — translation MISVVIPTYNEEANIAACLVSLCNQTLPRERYELIVVDGGSKDRTREIAAEYADQVFIQTSKKVGGARNDGAKAAKGEIVATTDADCVIPTDWLERIEADFARHPDVVQVYGLVYPKEKNLKHSISLALANFFSRLGSWTHSMYYTLGCNTAFRREAFIEVGMYRCIDAGDDLEIARRTREVGTVFLDTSLRVAFDMRRYEQFGTLKSLWEWIYIVVRGGNTEKYSYSKREYK, via the coding sequence ATGATCTCAGTTGTGATCCCGACCTATAACGAAGAGGCGAATATCGCCGCCTGTCTTGTGTCGCTCTGCAACCAGACCCTCCCCAGGGAGCGCTATGAACTCATCGTCGTCGACGGCGGGTCGAAGGACCGGACCCGCGAGATCGCCGCCGAATATGCCGACCAGGTCTTTATCCAGACGAGCAAGAAGGTCGGCGGTGCACGCAACGACGGGGCGAAGGCGGCGAAGGGGGAGATCGTCGCCACGACCGACGCCGACTGCGTCATCCCCACCGACTGGCTGGAGCGGATCGAGGCGGACTTCGCACGCCACCCCGACGTCGTCCAGGTCTACGGTCTGGTGTATCCCAAGGAGAAGAACCTCAAACACTCCATCTCCCTTGCCCTGGCTAACTTCTTCTCCCGCCTCGGTTCGTGGACGCACTCGATGTACTATACCCTCGGGTGCAACACCGCCTTCCGCCGCGAGGCCTTCATCGAGGTCGGGATGTACCGGTGCATCGACGCCGGCGACGACCTGGAGATCGCCCGCCGCACCAGAGAGGTCGGGACAGTCTTCCTCGACACCTCGCTTCGCGTCGCCTTCGACATGCGCCGCTACGAGCAGTTCGGGACGCTCAAGTCCCTCTGGGAGTGGATCTATATCGTGGTGCGGGGCGGGAACACTGAGAAGTATTCGTACTCGAAGCGCGAGTATAAGTGA
- a CDS encoding radical SAM protein has translation MSRAAQVAALTRAARFDLCVPESEEGKRARRMPGLSIASGRCRRMMKVLLHGRCAYDCAYCGVRTCRQDCSLSPAELADIFLKMWREGRADGLFLSSGIPRDVDEAMEGIVETGEILRRRGYDGYMHLKVLPGAARSDITDLARVADRISINIEAPSASRLSELAGVKDYRQDIEKRQTWVADAMPGRHTTQLVVGAAGESDAEVLTCIAGQYRRLAPARIYYSGFSPLAGTPLASHDPTPLWRQNRLYQADALLRLYHFSMEEVAGVLDEEGFLRNADPKRLLARERPRVDVNRAPLADFLRVPGIGPKNARRVLAAREKAPLRSERDLRACGVRGRGVGRYVAFGDGDVQSGIFDF, from the coding sequence ATGTCTCGTGCCGCACAGGTCGCGGCCCTCACGAGGGCGGCGCGCTTTGATCTCTGTGTCCCTGAGAGTGAGGAGGGAAAGCGTGCACGCCGCATGCCGGGGCTCTCCATCGCCTCGGGCCGGTGCAGGCGGATGATGAAGGTGCTGCTTCACGGACGGTGTGCGTACGATTGTGCCTACTGCGGGGTGCGGACGTGCCGGCAGGACTGTTCTCTCTCGCCGGCGGAACTCGCCGATATTTTCCTGAAGATGTGGCGCGAGGGGCGGGCCGACGGGCTCTTCCTCTCGTCGGGTATCCCGCGCGACGTCGACGAGGCGATGGAGGGGATCGTCGAGACCGGCGAGATCCTCCGGCGGCGGGGTTATGACGGATATATGCATCTCAAGGTGCTTCCCGGCGCGGCGCGATCCGACATCACCGATCTCGCCAGGGTGGCCGACCGGATCTCCATCAATATCGAGGCGCCCTCGGCGTCCAGGCTCTCCGAACTCGCAGGGGTGAAGGACTACCGGCAGGACATCGAGAAGAGGCAGACCTGGGTTGCCGACGCCATGCCGGGTAGGCACACCACGCAACTCGTCGTCGGGGCGGCCGGCGAGAGCGACGCCGAGGTGCTAACCTGCATCGCCGGGCAATACCGGCGTCTGGCCCCGGCCAGGATCTATTATTCGGGCTTCAGCCCCCTTGCGGGAACGCCGCTTGCCTCCCACGACCCAACCCCGCTCTGGCGGCAGAACCGGCTCTACCAGGCGGACGCTCTCCTCCGGCTCTATCACTTTTCCATGGAGGAGGTGGCCGGGGTGCTGGACGAGGAGGGGTTCTTGCGAAATGCCGACCCCAAGCGCCTCCTTGCCAGGGAGAGGCCGCGGGTGGACGTCAACCGCGCCCCCCTCGCCGACTTCCTCAGGGTGCCCGGCATCGGCCCGAAGAATGCCCGCCGGGTGCTTGCCGCACGGGAGAAGGCCCCTCTCAGGTCTGAGCGCGACCTCAGGGCCTGCGGCGTGCGGGGGAGAGGGGTGGGGCGGTACGTCGCCTTCGGGGACGGCGATGTGCAGAGCGGGATCTTTGATTTTTGA